The following are encoded in a window of Flavobacterium cupriresistens genomic DNA:
- the rplB gene encoding 50S ribosomal protein L2, which produces MSVRKLKPITPGQRFRVVNGYDAITTDKPERSLIAPIKNSGGRNSQGKMTMRYTGGGHKQRYRIIDFKRTKDGIPATVKSIEYDPNRTAFIALLAYADGEKTYVIAQNGLKVGQKLVSGPESQPEIGNTLPLSRIPLGTVISCIELRPGQGAVIARSAGTFAQLMARDGKYATIKMPSGETRLILLTCSATIGAVSNSDHQLVVSGKAGRTRWLGRRPRTRPVAMNPVDHPMGGGEGRSSGGHPRSRNGIPAKGYRTRSKKNPSNKYIVERRKK; this is translated from the coding sequence ATGTCAGTAAGAAAATTAAAACCTATTACCCCAGGTCAGCGATTTAGAGTTGTGAATGGTTATGACGCCATTACAACTGATAAGCCGGAACGCTCTTTGATAGCGCCGATAAAAAACTCTGGAGGTAGAAATAGTCAAGGAAAGATGACCATGCGTTATACGGGTGGTGGTCACAAGCAGAGATATCGTATTATTGATTTCAAAAGAACTAAAGACGGAATTCCGGCTACTGTGAAATCAATCGAATACGATCCAAATCGTACTGCATTTATCGCTTTATTAGCTTATGCTGATGGTGAGAAAACTTATGTTATTGCTCAAAACGGATTGAAAGTTGGTCAGAAATTAGTTTCTGGTCCAGAGTCTCAACCTGAAATTGGTAATACATTACCTTTAAGCAGAATTCCTTTAGGAACTGTAATCTCTTGTATTGAGTTACGTCCAGGTCAAGGAGCAGTAATTGCTCGTTCAGCTGGTACATTTGCTCAATTAATGGCAAGAGATGGAAAATATGCTACAATTAAAATGCCATCTGGTGAAACAAGATTGATCTTGTTAACTTGTTCGGCTACTATTGGAGCTGTTTCTAATTCAGATCACCAATTAGTTGTATCAGGAAAAGCTGGTAGAACAAGATGGTTAGGAAGAAGACCTAGAACAAGACCTGTTGCAATGAACCCTGTTGATCACCCAATGGGTGGTGGAGAAGGACGTTCTTCTGGTGGACATCCACGTTCAAGAAATGGAATACCAGCAAAAGGTTATAGAACTCGTTCTAAGAAAAACCCGAGTAACAAGTATATCGTAGAACGTAGAAAGAAATAA
- the rplW gene encoding 50S ribosomal protein L23: protein MSIIIRPIVTEKVTKESEVLNRFGFVVDKKANKVQIKKAIEAAYGVTIVSVNTMNVRPDRTTKYTKSGLISGKTNAIKKAIVQVQEGETIDFYNNI from the coding sequence ATGAGCATCATAATTAGACCTATAGTAACGGAAAAAGTAACCAAAGAAAGTGAAGTTTTAAACCGCTTCGGATTCGTTGTTGACAAAAAAGCAAACAAAGTTCAAATTAAGAAAGCTATCGAAGCTGCTTATGGAGTAACTATTGTTAGTGTTAACACGATGAACGTTAGACCGGATAGAACTACAAAATACACTAAAAGTGGTTTGATCAGTGGAAAGACAAATGCAATTAAGAAAGCGATTGTTCAAGTACAAGAAGGAGAAACAATTGATTTTTACAACAATATCTAA
- the rplD gene encoding 50S ribosomal protein L4: MEVKVLDFNGKDTGRKVQLSDSVFAIEPNNHAVYLDVKQYLANQRQGTHKAKERAEVTGSTRKIKKQKGTGTARAGSIKNPLFKGGGTIFGPRPRSYSFKLNKSLKRLARKSAFSIKAKESNIIVLEDFNFETPNTKNFINVLKALGLEDKKSLFVLGETNKNVYLSSRNLKASNVVKSSELSTYAILNTNNLVLLEGSLELIEENLSK; encoded by the coding sequence ATGGAAGTAAAAGTATTAGATTTCAACGGAAAAGATACTGGAAGAAAAGTTCAACTTTCTGATTCAGTATTCGCAATTGAACCAAACAATCACGCTGTATATCTTGATGTTAAGCAATATCTTGCTAATCAAAGACAAGGTACTCATAAGGCTAAAGAAAGAGCTGAAGTTACTGGTAGTACACGTAAGATTAAAAAACAAAAAGGAACTGGTACAGCTCGTGCGGGTAGTATCAAAAATCCATTGTTTAAAGGTGGTGGAACAATTTTTGGACCAAGACCAAGAAGTTATTCATTCAAATTGAATAAAAGCTTGAAGAGATTGGCTAGAAAATCAGCTTTCTCAATCAAAGCAAAAGAGTCGAATATCATCGTTCTTGAAGACTTTAATTTTGAAACACCAAACACTAAAAATTTCATTAACGTTTTGAAAGCTTTAGGGTTAGAAGATAAAAAATCTTTATTTGTGTTGGGAGAGACGAATAAAAATGTATATTTGTCGTCACGCAATTTGAAGGCTTCAAATGTTGTAAAGAGCTCAGAATTAAGCACTTACGCTATTTTAAACACTAATAATTTAGTGCTTTTAGAAGGTTCTTTGGAGTTAATTGAAGAAAATTTAAGTAAATAA
- the rplC gene encoding 50S ribosomal protein L3 has product MSGLIGKKIGMTSIFDENGKNIPCTVIEAGPCVVTQVRTKGVDGYEALQLGFDDKNEKHSTKAALGHFKKAGTVAKKKVVEFQDFATEQKLGDLIDVSIFAEGEFVDVQGVSKGKGFQGVVKRHGFGGVGQATHGQHNRLRAPGSVGASSYPSRVFKGMRMAGRMGGDNVKVQNLRVLKVVAEKNLLVIKGCVPGHKNSYVIIQK; this is encoded by the coding sequence ATGTCTGGGTTAATTGGTAAAAAAATCGGCATGACTAGTATTTTCGACGAAAACGGGAAAAATATTCCTTGTACAGTAATCGAGGCTGGGCCGTGTGTTGTTACCCAAGTCAGAACCAAAGGTGTTGACGGGTACGAAGCGTTGCAACTTGGTTTCGATGACAAAAACGAGAAACATTCTACTAAAGCGGCTTTAGGTCACTTTAAAAAAGCTGGAACTGTTGCTAAGAAAAAAGTCGTTGAATTCCAAGATTTCGCAACTGAACAAAAATTAGGAGATCTTATTGATGTTTCTATTTTTGCTGAAGGAGAATTTGTAGATGTGCAAGGTGTATCTAAAGGTAAAGGTTTCCAAGGTGTTGTAAAACGTCACGGTTTTGGTGGTGTTGGTCAAGCAACTCATGGTCAACATAACCGTTTAAGAGCGCCAGGTTCTGTGGGAGCTTCTTCTTATCCATCTAGAGTATTCAAAGGAATGCGTATGGCTGGAAGAATGGGAGGAGATAATGTAAAAGTACAAAACCTTAGAGTTTTAAAAGTAGTGGCTGAAAAGAATCTACTTGTTATTAAAGGATGTGTTCCTGGACATAAAAACTCTTATGTAATCATTCAGAAGTAA
- the rpsJ gene encoding 30S ribosomal protein S10: MSQKIRIKLKSYDHMLVDKSAEKIVKTVKTTGAVVTGPIPLPTHKKLFTVLRSPHVNKKAREQFEVMSYKRLIDIYSSSSKTIDALMKLELPSGVEVEIKV, encoded by the coding sequence ATGAGTCAAAAAATCAGAATAAAACTAAAATCTTACGATCACATGTTGGTAGATAAATCTGCTGAAAAGATCGTAAAAACAGTAAAAACTACTGGAGCGGTTGTAACAGGTCCAATCCCGTTGCCAACTCACAAAAAACTTTTCACTGTATTGCGTTCTCCGCACGTTAACAAAAAAGCGAGAGAGCAATTCGAAGTAATGTCGTACAAAAGATTGATCGATATTTACTCGTCTTCATCTAAAACAATTGATGCTTTAATGAAACTTGAATTGCCAAGTGGGGTTGAAGTAGAGATCAAAGTATAA
- the fusA gene encoding elongation factor G, whose amino-acid sequence MARDLKYTRNIGIAAHIDAGKTTTTERILFYTGKSHKIGEVHDGAATMDWMAQEQERGITITSAATTCEWNFPTEQGKTLPETLPYHFNIIDTPGHVDFTVEVNRSLRVLDGLVFLFSAVDGVEPQSETNWRLADQYRVPRMGFVNKMDRQGSNFLAVCQQVRDMLKSNAVAITLPIGEENDFKGVVDLVKNQAIVWHDATQGATFDIVPIPEDMVAEVKEYRSILIEAVADYDENLLEKFMEDENSITEEEINVALRAATIDMAIIPMIAGSSFKNKGVQFMLDAVCKYLPSPMDKEGIEGIHPDDAELLEEDQVKILRKPDVKEPFAALAFKIATDPFVGRLAFFRAYSGRLDAGSYVLNTRSGSKERISRIYQMHANKQNPIEYIEAGDIGAAVGFKDIKTGDTLCDEKHPIILESMKFPAPVIGIAIEPKTKADVDKMGMALAKLAEEDPTFTVRTDEASGQTIISGMGELHLDILVDRMKREFKVEVNQGEPQVEYKEAFTRTATHRETYKKQSGGRGKFGDIVFTLEPADEVDGKVPKGLQFINAVKGGNVPKEYIPSVEKGFREAMKTGPLAGYQVDSLKVTLTDGSFHPVDSDALSFELAARMGYREVAKAAGAIVLEPIMKMEVITPEENMGDIVGDINRRRGQVNDMGDRNGAKTIKADVPLSEMFGYVTTLRTLSSGRATSTMEFSHYAETPSNISEAVIKKAKGNA is encoded by the coding sequence ATGGCTAGAGATTTAAAATATACAAGAAATATCGGAATTGCTGCTCACATTGATGCTGGTAAAACAACAACAACGGAGCGTATTCTTTTTTATACTGGAAAGTCACACAAAATTGGTGAAGTACACGATGGTGCTGCAACAATGGACTGGATGGCTCAAGAGCAAGAAAGAGGTATTACAATTACTTCAGCAGCTACAACTTGTGAGTGGAATTTTCCAACTGAGCAAGGTAAAACGTTGCCTGAAACATTGCCTTACCACTTTAATATTATTGATACTCCTGGACACGTTGATTTTACTGTAGAGGTAAACCGTTCTTTACGTGTACTTGATGGTTTAGTATTCTTGTTTAGTGCTGTTGATGGTGTTGAGCCTCAATCAGAAACTAACTGGAGACTTGCTGATCAATATAGAGTTCCACGTATGGGGTTTGTTAATAAAATGGACCGTCAAGGATCTAACTTTTTGGCAGTTTGTCAACAAGTTCGTGATATGTTGAAATCTAATGCTGTTGCGATCACTTTACCTATTGGTGAAGAAAATGATTTTAAAGGTGTTGTTGATTTAGTAAAAAACCAAGCAATCGTTTGGCATGATGCTACTCAAGGAGCTACTTTTGATATTGTGCCTATCCCTGAGGATATGGTTGCAGAAGTAAAAGAATACAGATCAATTCTTATCGAGGCAGTTGCTGATTACGATGAGAACTTGTTGGAGAAATTCATGGAAGATGAAAACTCTATTACTGAAGAAGAAATTAATGTTGCTTTAAGAGCTGCTACAATTGACATGGCTATCATTCCTATGATTGCTGGTTCTTCTTTCAAAAATAAAGGTGTTCAGTTCATGTTAGATGCAGTATGTAAATACTTACCATCTCCAATGGATAAAGAAGGTATCGAAGGAATTCACCCTGATGATGCTGAATTATTAGAAGAAGATCAAGTTAAAATTTTACGTAAGCCAGATGTTAAAGAGCCATTCGCAGCTTTAGCATTTAAAATTGCTACTGACCCATTCGTAGGTCGTTTAGCTTTCTTCCGTGCTTATTCTGGTCGTTTGGACGCAGGTTCTTACGTTTTGAATACACGTTCTGGTAGTAAAGAAAGAATTTCTCGTATTTACCAAATGCACGCTAACAAACAAAATCCAATCGAATATATTGAGGCTGGAGATATTGGAGCTGCTGTTGGGTTTAAAGATATTAAAACTGGAGATACATTGTGTGATGAAAAACACCCAATTATTCTTGAGTCTATGAAATTCCCTGCACCGGTAATTGGTATTGCTATTGAGCCTAAAACAAAAGCTGACGTAGATAAAATGGGTATGGCTTTAGCTAAATTAGCTGAAGAGGATCCAACGTTTACAGTTAGAACTGATGAGGCTTCTGGTCAAACAATTATCTCAGGTATGGGTGAGCTTCACTTAGATATCTTAGTAGATCGTATGAAACGTGAATTTAAAGTTGAAGTGAACCAAGGTGAGCCTCAAGTTGAATATAAAGAAGCGTTTACAAGAACTGCGACACACAGAGAAACTTACAAGAAACAATCTGGAGGTCGTGGTAAATTCGGTGATATCGTATTTACACTTGAGCCTGCTGATGAAGTTGATGGTAAAGTTCCAAAAGGATTACAGTTTATTAATGCTGTAAAAGGTGGTAACGTTCCTAAGGAATATATTCCATCTGTAGAAAAAGGTTTCCGTGAAGCTATGAAAACTGGTCCTTTGGCTGGTTATCAAGTGGATAGTTTGAAAGTAACTTTGACAGACGGATCTTTCCACCCTGTCGATTCTGATGCGCTTTCTTTTGAGTTAGCTGCTAGAATGGGTTATAGAGAAGTAGCTAAAGCTGCTGGTGCAATTGTTCTTGAGCCAATCATGAAAATGGAAGTTATTACTCCTGAAGAAAACATGGGAGATATCGTAGGTGATATCAACCGTCGTAGAGGTCAGGTTAATGATATGGGTGACAGAAATGGTGCTAAAACTATTAAAGCTGATGTACCATTATCAGAGATGTTTGGATATGTTACTACATTGAGAACATTATCTTCTGGTAGAGCTACTTCAACAATGGAGTTTTCTCACTATGCAGAAACGCCTTCTAATATTTCAGAAGCGGTAATTAAAAAAGCAAAAGGTAACGCTTAA
- the rpsG gene encoding 30S ribosomal protein S7: MRKRAAKKRPLLPDPRFNDQLVTRFVNNLMWDGKKSTAFKVFYDAIDIIESKKQDSEKSSLEIWKDALTNVMPHVEVRSRRVGGATFQIPMQIRPDRKISMAMKWLILYSRRRNEKSMAQRLASECLAAAKEEGAAVKKRMDTHKMAEANKAFSHFRF; the protein is encoded by the coding sequence ATGAGAAAAAGAGCGGCAAAGAAAAGACCACTTTTACCAGATCCAAGGTTTAATGACCAATTGGTAACGCGTTTTGTGAACAACTTAATGTGGGATGGTAAGAAATCTACAGCTTTCAAAGTATTTTATGATGCAATTGACATCATTGAGTCTAAAAAGCAAGATTCAGAAAAATCTTCATTAGAAATTTGGAAAGATGCTTTAACAAACGTTATGCCTCACGTAGAAGTACGTAGTCGTAGAGTTGGTGGAGCTACATTTCAAATTCCAATGCAAATTAGACCAGACAGAAAAATTTCTATGGCAATGAAGTGGTTAATACTTTATTCAAGAAGAAGAAATGAAAAATCTATGGCACAACGTTTAGCGTCAGAATGTTTAGCTGCTGCTAAAGAAGAAGGTGCTGCTGTTAAGAAAAGAATGGATACTCACAAAATGGCAGAAGCTAATAAAGCTTTCTCTCACTTTAGATTTTAA
- the rpsL gene encoding 30S ribosomal protein S12 yields MPTIQQLVRTGRTQITKKSKSVALDSCPQRRGVCTRVYTTTPKKPNSAMRKVARVRLTNGNEVNAYIPGEGHNLQEHSIVLVRGGRVKDLPGVRYHIVRGALDTSGVAGRTQRRSKYGAKRPKEAKK; encoded by the coding sequence ATGCCAACAATTCAACAATTAGTAAGAACAGGAAGAACTCAGATAACTAAGAAGAGTAAATCGGTTGCTTTAGATTCTTGTCCTCAAAGAAGAGGGGTTTGTACGCGTGTTTACACTACTACACCAAAAAAACCAAACTCTGCAATGCGTAAAGTTGCGCGTGTACGTTTGACAAATGGTAATGAGGTGAATGCTTACATCCCTGGAGAAGGACACAATTTACAAGAGCACTCGATAGTATTAGTTAGAGGTGGAAGGGTAAAAGATTTACCAGGTGTTAGATATCATATCGTTCGTGGAGCGCTTGACACGTCAGGAGTTGCAGGAAGAACGCAAAGAAGATCTAAGTACGGTGCTAAACGCCCAAAAGAAGCAAAAAAGTAA